A part of Salmo trutta chromosome 15, fSalTru1.1, whole genome shotgun sequence genomic DNA contains:
- the LOC115148948 gene encoding RNA-binding motif protein, X-linked 2 isoform X2 codes for MALGVQGQCLDLHRYGEMANINLVRDKKTGKSKGFCFSCYEDQRSTILAVENLNGIKIKGRTIRVDHVLNYRPPKDNEDMDDITKRLREEGCAPKLPDPSSSESEEEEQYAVPVKKPKKDKKEKKKNKKEKKALKEESEQRERLAQTPPGPAPTVRVKKEKEDLGYDKYSQRGAAEERLRSRGERPGAEPRNPQDTHRQEDGGFRNRHGDQQDRERDRSREDEKRRHEMGERRDGGLQLESKRTGREERERERDNDRNRESGKDRDSDRNRDREREKDGDSDRKRDKEREKDRDSDRNRDSDRNRDSDRNRERDQSSKHREAHSRERDYRRK; via the exons ATGGCACTCGGAGTACAAGGACAGTGCCTGGATCTTCATCG GTATGGAGAGATGGCCAACATCAACCTGGTGCGTGATAAGAAGACGGGTAAATCCAAAGGCTTCTGCTTCAGCTGCTACGAGGACCAGAGGAGCACCATCCTGGCTGTGGAAAACTTAAACGGGATCAAG ATAAAGGGGCGGACCATCCGAGTGGACCACGTGCTGAACTACCGCCCTCCCAAAGACAATGAGGACATGGACGATATCACCAAGCGCCTGAGGGAGGAGGGCTGTGCCCCTAAACTACCCGACCCTTCATCCTCTGAGTCCGAAGAAGAGGAACAGTATGCTGTACCagtgaagaagcccaagaaaG acaagaaagagaagaagaaaaataaaaaggaGAAGAAGGCCCTAAAGGAGGAGAGCGAGCAGAGGGAGAGGCTGGCCCAGACTCCCCCTGGGCCTGCCCCGACAGTGAGGGtgaagaaggagaaagaggacCTGGGTTATGACAAGTACAGCCAGCGGGGGGCGGCAGAGGAGCGGCTGAGGTCCAGGGGAGAGAGGCCTGGGGCAGAACCACGGAACCCCcaagacacacacaggcaggagGATGGAGGGTTCCGAAATCGCCATGGAGAccaacaggacagagagagggataggtccagggaggatgagaagaggagacatgagatgggggagaggagagatggaggactgCAGTTGGAGAGCAAGAGGAcaggcagggaggagagagaaagagagagggacaatgATAGAAATAGGGAGAGCGGGAAAGACAGGGACAGTGATAGAAATAGGgacagggagcgagagaaagacggGGACAGTGATAGAAAAAGGGACaaggagcgagagaaagacagggacagTGATAGAAATAGGGACAGTGATAGAAATAGGGACAGTGataggaatagagagagagaccagtccAGTAAGCACAGAGAAGCACACAGTCGGGAGAGAGACTACAGGAGAAAGTAA
- the LOC115148948 gene encoding RNA-binding motif protein, X-linked 2 isoform X1 — protein MNPLTKVKLINELNEREASLGVKETVSWHSEYKDSAWIFIGGFPYELTEGDIVCVFSQYGEMANINLVRDKKTGKSKGFCFSCYEDQRSTILAVENLNGIKIKGRTIRVDHVLNYRPPKDNEDMDDITKRLREEGCAPKLPDPSSSESEEEEQYAVPVKKPKKDKKEKKKNKKEKKALKEESEQRERLAQTPPGPAPTVRVKKEKEDLGYDKYSQRGAAEERLRSRGERPGAEPRNPQDTHRQEDGGFRNRHGDQQDRERDRSREDEKRRHEMGERRDGGLQLESKRTGREERERERDNDRNRESGKDRDSDRNRDREREKDGDSDRKRDKEREKDRDSDRNRDSDRNRDSDRNRERDQSSKHREAHSRERDYRRK, from the exons ATGAA TCCCCTGACCAAAGTGAAGCTGATCAATGAGCTGAATGAGAGAGAGGCCTCACTGGGGGTCAAGGAGACTGTGTCATGGCACTCGGAGTACAAGGACAGTGCCTGGATCTTCATCG GTGGGTTTCCTTATGAGCTGACAGAAGGTGACATCGTCTGTGTCTTCTCTCA GTATGGAGAGATGGCCAACATCAACCTGGTGCGTGATAAGAAGACGGGTAAATCCAAAGGCTTCTGCTTCAGCTGCTACGAGGACCAGAGGAGCACCATCCTGGCTGTGGAAAACTTAAACGGGATCAAG ATAAAGGGGCGGACCATCCGAGTGGACCACGTGCTGAACTACCGCCCTCCCAAAGACAATGAGGACATGGACGATATCACCAAGCGCCTGAGGGAGGAGGGCTGTGCCCCTAAACTACCCGACCCTTCATCCTCTGAGTCCGAAGAAGAGGAACAGTATGCTGTACCagtgaagaagcccaagaaaG acaagaaagagaagaagaaaaataaaaaggaGAAGAAGGCCCTAAAGGAGGAGAGCGAGCAGAGGGAGAGGCTGGCCCAGACTCCCCCTGGGCCTGCCCCGACAGTGAGGGtgaagaaggagaaagaggacCTGGGTTATGACAAGTACAGCCAGCGGGGGGCGGCAGAGGAGCGGCTGAGGTCCAGGGGAGAGAGGCCTGGGGCAGAACCACGGAACCCCcaagacacacacaggcaggagGATGGAGGGTTCCGAAATCGCCATGGAGAccaacaggacagagagagggataggtccagggaggatgagaagaggagacatgagatgggggagaggagagatggaggactgCAGTTGGAGAGCAAGAGGAcaggcagggaggagagagaaagagagagggacaatgATAGAAATAGGGAGAGCGGGAAAGACAGGGACAGTGATAGAAATAGGgacagggagcgagagaaagacggGGACAGTGATAGAAAAAGGGACaaggagcgagagaaagacagggacagTGATAGAAATAGGGACAGTGATAGAAATAGGGACAGTGataggaatagagagagagaccagtccAGTAAGCACAGAGAAGCACACAGTCGGGAGAGAGACTACAGGAGAAAGTAA